A genomic stretch from Anaerococcus mediterraneensis includes:
- a CDS encoding zf-HC2 domain-containing protein codes for MKYECDIAKDLMPLYIDDVLSENSKVFVKNHIDSCDSCRIYYEKLSSQIQIPTSKEARKVDIKPLEFLKANLSKKIIKRVLALVLVVGFFIGGLAFANLYKMPVDPSEVDFYEKDKFLYMKYDGQGDLLYSAGESWDNRNVWTIYFWQTPWEKYISPLYDKEKYNTDFMPLYKVKKVYDNDGNVLWEK; via the coding sequence ATGAAATATGAATGTGATATTGCAAAAGATTTGATGCCCCTTTATATAGATGATGTTTTAAGTGAAAATTCTAAAGTTTTTGTAAAAAACCACATAGATTCTTGCGACTCTTGCAGAATATACTATGAAAAACTATCTAGCCAGATACAAATCCCTACAAGCAAAGAGGCAAGAAAAGTTGATATAAAACCATTGGAGTTTTTAAAGGCCAATCTTTCTAAGAAAATTATAAAAAGAGTCTTGGCTCTTGTCCTTGTGGTTGGATTTTTTATAGGAGGCTTGGCTTTTGCCAATCTATATAAGATGCCAGTTGACCCATCCGAGGTGGATTTTTATGAAAAAGATAAGTTTTTATACATGAAATACGATGGCCAGGGCGATCTCCTATACAGCGCAGGAGAATCTTGGGATAATAGAAATGTTTGGACTATATATTTTTGGCAAACCCCTTGGGAAAAATATATCAGCCCCCTATATGATAAGGAAAAATACAATACTGATTTCATGCCCCTATACAAGGTCAAAAAAGTTTATGATAATGATGGAAATGTTTTGTGGGAAAAATAG
- a CDS encoding ABC transporter ATP-binding protein → MARVKLENVSKIYDNGYKAVKDMNLDIKDKEFVVLVGPSGCGKSTTLRMIAGLEDISQGKLLIDDKIVNDVSSKDRDIAMVFQSYALYPHMTIRENMGFALKMKKLKKDQIKTKVEEIAKTLKLEDLLDRKPAQLSGGQRQRVALGRAMVRNPKVFLLDEPLSNLDAKLRVEMRTEIVRLHEKLDTTFIYVTHDQIEAMTMGDRIAVINEGKLVQFDTPLNLYFRPKNKFIGQFIGSPKMNLIETNLYRDGSSFYIDLFGEKLLLPASKTKDIVGYQRENKKILFGIRSEEFSYQADSKLKVVFDNVEYMGSDSYGYIVSSYKDAIVMRFRASDPVVAKKPMPIGINLENSYLFDINSEDCISYPSKKIDIKNMPISDMVYGADTEKSKSLENLIYSSL, encoded by the coding sequence ATGGCAAGAGTAAAATTAGAAAATGTTTCAAAAATCTATGATAATGGCTACAAGGCCGTCAAAGATATGAACCTAGATATAAAGGATAAGGAGTTTGTAGTCCTGGTAGGACCTTCTGGTTGTGGAAAATCTACGACACTTAGGATGATAGCAGGACTAGAAGATATATCCCAAGGCAAACTTCTCATTGATGATAAAATAGTAAATGATGTTTCATCCAAGGATAGGGATATAGCGATGGTTTTCCAATCCTATGCCCTATATCCTCATATGACCATCAGAGAAAACATGGGTTTTGCCCTAAAGATGAAAAAACTAAAAAAAGATCAGATAAAGACTAAAGTAGAAGAGATAGCAAAAACTCTCAAGCTCGAAGATTTATTGGATAGAAAGCCAGCCCAACTTTCTGGTGGTCAAAGACAAAGAGTGGCTCTGGGTAGGGCTATGGTGAGAAATCCAAAAGTATTTCTCCTTGATGAACCCCTATCAAACCTGGATGCAAAACTAAGGGTAGAGATGCGAACAGAGATTGTTAGGCTCCATGAAAAGCTCGATACAACCTTCATCTACGTAACCCACGACCAGATAGAAGCTATGACCATGGGAGATAGGATAGCAGTTATAAATGAAGGAAAGCTTGTACAATTTGATACTCCACTGAACCTATATTTTAGGCCTAAAAATAAATTCATAGGGCAATTTATAGGATCACCAAAGATGAACCTCATCGAGACAAATCTTTATAGAGACGGATCAAGCTTTTATATAGATTTATTTGGAGAAAAATTGCTATTACCAGCTAGCAAAACAAAAGATATAGTAGGATACCAGAGGGAAAATAAAAAAATCTTATTTGGTATAAGAAGCGAAGAATTCTCCTACCAGGCAGATTCAAAACTAAAAGTTGTCTTTGATAACGTAGAATACATGGGTTCAGATAGCTATGGCTATATAGTTTCTAGCTACAAAGATGCTATAGTTATGAGATTTAGGGCATCTGATCCTGTAGTAGCAAAAAAACCAATGCCTATAGGAATCAACCTCGAAAACTCATATCTTTTTGATATTAATAGTGAAGATTGTATATCCTATCCATCTAAAAAAATAGACATAAAAAACATGCCCATAAGTGATATGGTTTATGGTGCTGACACAGAAAAAAGTAAAAGTCTAGAAAATTTGATATATTCTTCTTTATAA
- a CDS encoding carbohydrate ABC transporter permease encodes MQASRSLGFFGQEKEKTNKKKISKATAIRLGLNIVLLVIVLFPIIYAFVMSVKPSHELYNKTFFTANPTLDNYRDVFKIAPIEGYILNSLIVSVIITVFQTMTAIFAAFALHFLHFKKKGLLFAIIMATTMIPGETTIISNFLMISGWGFTDSFFGLVAPYLTSAMGIFLFRQAFKSFPMEIYEASKMDGTSDLGFIFRILIPLSKPTIGALSVQSFLGAWNMYMWPLLITGSDSYRTVQIGISMLNSADAQSMLLMIAGVVVCMIPSLIIFMFAQKNMVKGLTTGAVKG; translated from the coding sequence AAGAAAATAAGCAAGGCTACAGCCATCAGGTTGGGACTAAATATTGTTTTGCTTGTTATTGTTTTATTTCCAATTATTTATGCCTTTGTCATGAGTGTAAAACCAAGTCATGAATTGTATAATAAAACATTTTTTACAGCAAATCCAACCCTGGATAATTATAGGGATGTATTTAAAATAGCCCCTATAGAAGGTTATATACTCAATTCCCTAATTGTATCTGTGATTATAACTGTTTTTCAAACAATGACAGCGATCTTTGCAGCCTTTGCTCTACATTTTTTGCATTTCAAGAAAAAAGGACTTTTGTTTGCCATAATCATGGCTACAACTATGATACCAGGCGAGACAACTATAATATCAAACTTCCTTATGATATCTGGTTGGGGCTTTACTGATTCGTTTTTTGGCCTAGTCGCACCATACCTTACAAGCGCCATGGGCATATTTTTATTTAGACAAGCCTTTAAATCATTCCCTATGGAAATCTATGAGGCAAGCAAGATGGACGGTACAAGCGATTTAGGTTTTATATTTAGGATCCTAATCCCCCTATCAAAACCAACTATAGGAGCACTTTCAGTCCAATCTTTTTTAGGAGCTTGGAATATGTATATGTGGCCCCTACTTATAACAGGATCTGATAGTTATAGGACGGTACAAATCGGTATTTCCATGCTAAATTCAGCTGATGCCCAGTCTATGCTACTGATGATAGCTGGAGTTGTGGTATGTATGATACCATCACTGATAATATTTATGTTTGCCCAAAAGAATATGGTAAAAGGTTTAACAACAGGAGCGGTAAAAGGATAA